The proteins below are encoded in one region of Candidatus Methylomirabilota bacterium:
- a CDS encoding GspH/FimT family pseudopilin codes for MRGGQRGVTLIEILIIVTLLVVMAGVAMPWFLGVIESYRLRVAAWELAGDLRLARQKAVTTQVRHRICLSGCDSPVPKGGYLLEREEAPLWKLDVVRADLPDGIAISDNAGGKFTFEARGGVNGGTTTLTNETGSFQVVAAPSGRVRVCKVGDCP; via the coding sequence GTGCGTGGAGGCCAGCGAGGGGTCACCCTCATAGAGATCCTGATAATCGTCACCCTCTTGGTGGTTATGGCGGGGGTGGCTATGCCCTGGTTCCTCGGGGTCATCGAGTCTTACCGGCTTCGGGTGGCGGCCTGGGAGCTCGCGGGAGACCTGCGCCTGGCCCGCCAGAAGGCGGTCACCACCCAAGTGCGGCACCGCATCTGTCTTTCAGGCTGCGACAGTCCGGTCCCCAAGGGAGGTTATCTCTTGGAGCGAGAAGAGGCACCCTTATGGAAGCTGGATGTGGTGCGGGCCGATCTCCCCGATGGGATAGCGATCAGCGACAATGCGGGGGGCAAGTTCACTTTTGAGGCGAGAGGGGGAGTCAACGGCGGCACCACTACGTTGACCAACGAGACGGGAAGCTTCCAGGTGGTGGCCGCGCCTTCTGGCCGCGTCAGGGTGTGCAAGGTGGGGGACTGTCCATGA